The Microbulbifer sp. TB1203 nucleotide sequence CAATGCGAAGACCCCGCTACCGGAAGCTTTTGGGGGTGCATGGATGCCGATTACGAGCGTACAGGGACGTATTAAAGGGGGGCGCCCAGCCCGCGTCCCCCAAAAGCTTCCGGTAGCGGGGTCGCCCGAATCTTCAACTAAAGCGCACCCCATTCCCCAGCTGGAGTGATTTTTCCTATGAGTATCAGCCTTCATCGCGGCACCTACCCAAACACCCGCCTGCGCCGCCTGCGCGCGCAGGATTTCTCCCGCCGCCTGGTGCGCGAAAATTGCCTGAGCGTCGACGATCTGATCCTGCCCCTGTTCGTTATAGAGGGGCGAGGTGAAACCCAACGTGTGGCCTCCATGCCCGGAGTGGAGCGCCTCACCGTGGACCTGCTGGCGAAAAAAGCCCGCGAGATGGTGAAGCTGGGCATTCCCGCGGTGGCCCTGTTCCCGGTGGTGGACGCCGCGCACAAATCCGACGACGCCCGCGCCGCCTACGACAGCGATGGCCTGGCCCAGCGCGCGGTGCGTGCACTCAAGGATGCGGCGCCGGAATTGGGCGTGATCACCGACGTGGCCCTGGACCCCTTTACCAGCCACGGCCAGGACGGGCTGATGGATGACAGCGGCTATATCGTCAACGACGACACCGTGGAAGTGCTGGTGCAGCAGGCCCTGTCCCACGCCGCCGCCGGCGCCGACGTGGTAGCGCCCTCGGACATGATGGACGGGCGCATCGGCGCCATCCGCAGCGCGCTGGAGCGGGAAGGTTGTGTAAACACTTTGATCATGTCCTATGCGGCCAAGTACGCCTCCGCCTACTACGGGCCTTTCAGGGACGCGGTGGGCTCCGCGGCAAACCTGAAAGGCGGCAGCAAGTCCAGCTACCAGATGGACCCGGGCAACAGCGACGAGGCGCTGCACGAGTGCGCCCTGGACATTCAGGAGGGCGCGGACATGATCATGGTCAAACCGGGCATGCCCTACCTGGACGTGGTGCGGCGGGTAAAGGACGAACTGCGCGTACCCACCTTCGCCTACCAGGTGAGCGGCGAATACGCCATGCACTGCGCCGCTTTCGAAAACGGCTGGCTGGCGCGGGAGGCGGTGGTTATGGAATCCCTGTTGGCGTTCAAGCGCGCCGGGGCGGACGGGGTCCTGACTTATTTCGCCGAAGAGGCGGCGCGGTTACTGCAGGATTAAAGCTGCAGCCGTTTCCAGACACCCGGATCGATCACTGCCACAAAGACCAGCCCCACCAGCGCCCCCCAGAAATGCGCATCGTGATTGATACGCCGGGTGCGGTCCCGACCGGCGTAATAACTGTAGGCAAGATAGAGCAGGCCAAACAGCCAGGCCTGGATGGGGATCGGCAGAAACAGCAGAAACAGTTCCGCCTGCGGGTAGTAGACGATAAACGCAAACACCACCGCGGAGATGGCACCGGAAGCGCCGATGCTGGCGTACTGGGGATTCTGCCGCTCCTTGAGCAGCGTCGGCAGGTGGCTGCCCACCAGCGCCAAGCCGTAGAGCAGCGCGAATGCGGGCGTGCCTATCTGCCGCTCCAGCGGCGGACCGAACACCCACAGGCACCACATGTTTACCGCCAGGTGCAGCAGGTTGGTGTGCACGAAACCCGCCAGGACCAGCGAACCCAGTTGCTCGCCGCGCCAGACCCGATAGGGTTGAAAGGCGCAGCGGGCCAGCAGGCTCGGCAAAAGGTAGAGTGCGACCAGGCTGAAAGTGGTAGTTGCCACCAGCAGCAGCCCGGTGGCGGATGACAGAAATTCGCTCACCGCTGCCCCCGCTCGGCTGGCCCCGGCGCAATCAGGGCCACTGTTCCTCTTCCTCCGGCGGCCAGGGCTCGTCCTCTTCCACCGGCGGCCAAGGCTCGGCCTCTTCCACCGGCGGCCAAGGCTCGGCCTCTTCCACCGGGGCGCCCGGCTGCTGGCTGCGGCGTAATTCCTCTTCGCGGCGCAGGCGCTCCTCCTCCAGGTAGAGCTCCTCCTGCCGCAGGCGCTCTAGCTGGTCCTCCTCAGTGCCCGGCATATCCAGGGGTTCCTCCTCCTCCGGCCACTGCATTTCGTCGTCGCCGCGCAGCTGTTCCCGCAACTGGCGCTCGCGCTCTTCACGGAGCCGCTGCTCCCGCGGATCTATTCCCCAGCCGGGTGTCATCTCTTCCCGAGGTGCTGCCTCCCCCTCCTCATGGCCGAACAGGTCGCGGAACCAGCGCCAGCGGTCGCGGCCGACACATTCGGGAGCTGGCTCCAACTGGGTCTCATAGGAAAAGGGCAGCTCGATACCTCCCTGGCAGTAGCGCGGGTCCATGTACTGCCCCCGGGCATTCACCGACTTGAACTCCACCCCCCGCGGCGGCTCGATACGGCCGTGGCGGTGGGGCAGCTGGCGCATAATCTCGGTCCAGATGGTGAGCGCCCCGGTGGCACCGGTGAGGCTGGTGCGCTCGTTGTCGTCGCGGCCGAGCCAGACCACCGCGGTGACGCCGGGGGAGAAGCCCGCAAACCAGCTGTCGCGGTAGTCGTTGGTGGTGCCGGTCTTGCCGGCGAAGTGCACACTGCCCGGCAGCCGCCGGTAGGCGCTCTTGCCGGTGCCCTCGCGCATCACCTGCTCCAGACCGTAGCGCAGCAGGTAGGCCGGCACCGGGTCCACGCCGCGGTTGGTGCGGCGGCGGAAATGCTGCACCTGCTCGCCCTCGGCATCGGACACCGCCAACAGGGTGCGGGGCTCCACGTGTTCACCGGCGTTGGCGATGGTCTGGTACATGCCCGCGACTTCGAACGGAGTCAGTTCCACTGCGCCCAAAAACAGCGACGGCACCCGCGGCAGGTTCGCCTGCACCCCCAGGCGGCGGATGGTCTGGCGCACGTTTTCCAGCCCCAGGTCCAGGCCCAGGCGAGCGGTGGCCTGGTTGTAGGAGTTTGCCAGCGCCACGTAGAGAGGCACCTGCCCGTGGCTGCGGTTGCTGAAGTTGGCCGGCATCCACACCTTGCCGTTGTCGCCCTCGACACGTATGGGCGCGTCCTCGATCAGGGTGGCCAGGTTGTAGCGGTGCGGGCGTTCCAGGGCGGTGAGGTACACCGCCGGCTTGATCAGCGAACCCACTTGGCGCCGGGCCTCCAGAGCGCGGTTGAAGCCCGGGTAGCTGGGGCGGCGGTCGCCCACCATGGCCAGCACGTCGCCGCTGTAGCTGTCCAGCAGCACGGTGGCAGCCTGCAGGGAGTCCGCCTGGATACCGCGATCCTTCTCCAGCCTCTCGGCTCCCTCGCTCACTGCATCCTCGGCCAGTTTCTGCACCGAGGGTGCGAGGGTGGTATAGACCCTCAGACCGGCGGTGCGCAGTTCCTCGTA carries:
- the hemB gene encoding porphobilinogen synthase — protein: MSISLHRGTYPNTRLRRLRAQDFSRRLVRENCLSVDDLILPLFVIEGRGETQRVASMPGVERLTVDLLAKKAREMVKLGIPAVALFPVVDAAHKSDDARAAYDSDGLAQRAVRALKDAAPELGVITDVALDPFTSHGQDGLMDDSGYIVNDDTVEVLVQQALSHAAAGADVVAPSDMMDGRIGAIRSALEREGCVNTLIMSYAAKYASAYYGPFRDAVGSAANLKGGSKSSYQMDPGNSDEALHECALDIQEGADMIMVKPGMPYLDVVRRVKDELRVPTFAYQVSGEYAMHCAAFENGWLAREAVVMESLLAFKRAGADGVLTYFAEEAARLLQD
- a CDS encoding rhomboid family intramembrane serine protease; protein product: MSEFLSSATGLLLVATTTFSLVALYLLPSLLARCAFQPYRVWRGEQLGSLVLAGFVHTNLLHLAVNMWCLWVFGPPLERQIGTPAFALLYGLALVGSHLPTLLKERQNPQYASIGASGAISAVVFAFIVYYPQAELFLLFLPIPIQAWLFGLLYLAYSYYAGRDRTRRINHDAHFWGALVGLVFVAVIDPGVWKRLQL
- the mrcB gene encoding penicillin-binding protein 1B, producing MASTKRRRSKASKPGRFRRWMVRLGLLGLVGALVLAGYMVFLDVQLRERLDSRQYQLPARVFARPLVLKEGMVMRPDELAAEFEALNYREKDQLSEPGQWSREGMDYRVWRRDFVHADGREPAAQVSFRLRNDELSNLRGENGERLKQFRLDAAPIGTLLGGGDDRTPVRFADIPPLLGATLIAVEDKDFVHHFGVSPRGIARAMVANIKAGRVVQGGSTITQQLVKNIFFDHDPSLWRKFNEALMAILIELHYDKPYILQEYVNEVWLGQQGSRAIYGFGLASEFYFQKPLDTLEPHEIALLVGLAKGASYYNPWRNPERALERRNTVLDVMLEEGLISAGEYKTYTAEPLGVATAGASAQNPYPAFTERLLEEMRPYYSYEELRTAGLRVYTTLAPSVQKLAEDAVSEGAERLEKDRGIQADSLQAATVLLDSYSGDVLAMVGDRRPSYPGFNRALEARRQVGSLIKPAVYLTALERPHRYNLATLIEDAPIRVEGDNGKVWMPANFSNRSHGQVPLYVALANSYNQATARLGLDLGLENVRQTIRRLGVQANLPRVPSLFLGAVELTPFEVAGMYQTIANAGEHVEPRTLLAVSDAEGEQVQHFRRRTNRGVDPVPAYLLRYGLEQVMREGTGKSAYRRLPGSVHFAGKTGTTNDYRDSWFAGFSPGVTAVVWLGRDDNERTSLTGATGALTIWTEIMRQLPHRHGRIEPPRGVEFKSVNARGQYMDPRYCQGGIELPFSYETQLEPAPECVGRDRWRWFRDLFGHEEGEAAPREEMTPGWGIDPREQRLREERERQLREQLRGDDEMQWPEEEEPLDMPGTEEDQLERLRQEELYLEEERLRREEELRRSQQPGAPVEEAEPWPPVEEAEPWPPVEEDEPWPPEEEEQWP